In one window of Chitinophagales bacterium DNA:
- a CDS encoding OmpA family protein: MKKLILLFVVGAFAASGIAQTTSHKKRPTLGINFMLKDFITPERIASTSLSSVIQNKQWEKVRNMTPGLQVTYQQGLTDHVDFMANLGGSFLDYPFLSSAGVRSNGRDRFLLEADANVNVKLLTDNYFVVPFVSAGLGASMYGGTYFAAYAPVGTGLQFKLSEDAYLTTQWRYHLRVSSLANYHFNYVIGFASPITDPKPVVAPAPPPPPPPPPPPADTDKDGIIDEKDKCPSVPGVAKYDGCPIPDTDGDGINDENDKCPTVKGLAKYQGCPIPDTDKDGINDEEDKCPTVPGVARYQGCPIPDTDGDGVNDEEDKCPKVPGDKDNFGCPKIEASIKLNNIQFKTGSAVLLPIALKELKKVNDYLKANTGFDVVVEGHTDNVGKAANNKVLSQKRAQSVVNYLVKLGTPKERLSAVGYGSEQPVADNKTAAGRTQNRRVAFKIKG, encoded by the coding sequence ATGAAGAAACTCATTTTGCTATTTGTAGTGGGTGCATTCGCTGCAAGTGGTATTGCGCAAACAACCAGCCACAAAAAGAGGCCAACTCTGGGTATCAACTTTATGTTGAAAGATTTTATTACTCCTGAGCGTATTGCCTCAACCTCTCTTTCATCTGTTATTCAAAATAAGCAGTGGGAAAAGGTTAGAAATATGACACCTGGTCTGCAGGTTACTTATCAGCAGGGTCTGACTGACCATGTTGATTTCATGGCGAATCTGGGTGGTTCTTTCTTAGATTACCCTTTCTTGTCCAGCGCTGGTGTTAGATCAAATGGCAGGGACAGATTTTTGTTGGAAGCTGATGCGAACGTAAACGTTAAGCTGCTTACCGACAACTACTTTGTTGTTCCTTTCGTTTCTGCTGGTTTGGGTGCTTCTATGTACGGCGGAACTTATTTCGCTGCGTACGCACCAGTAGGTACTGGCTTACAATTTAAATTAAGCGAAGATGCTTATCTGACCACTCAGTGGAGATATCATCTGCGTGTTTCAAGTCTTGCTAACTATCATTTCAATTACGTGATTGGTTTTGCTTCTCCAATTACAGATCCTAAGCCTGTAGTTGCTCCAGCACCACCACCTCCACCACCTCCTCCACCTCCTCCTGCTGATACAGATAAGGATGGTATCATTGATGAGAAGGATAAGTGTCCAAGTGTACCTGGTGTTGCTAAGTACGATGGTTGTCCAATCCCTGATACTGATGGTGATGGCATCAATGATGAGAATGATAAGTGTCCAACTGTAAAAGGTCTGGCTAAGTATCAAGGTTGTCCAATTCCTGATACTGATAAGGATGGTATCAATGATGAAGAAGATAAGTGTCCAACTGTTCCAGGTGTAGCTCGTTACCAGGGTTGTCCAATTCCTGATACTGATGGTGATGGTGTAAATGATGAAGAAGACAAGTGTCCAAAAGTACCTGGCGATAAAGATAACTTCGGTTGTCCTAAGATCGAGGCTAGCATTAAGTTGAACAATATCCAGTTCAAGACAGGTAGTGCAGTATTGCTGCCAATCGCCCTGAAAGAACTGAAGAAAGTAAATGATTACCTGAAAGCAAACACAGGCTTCGATGTTGTAGTTGAAGGTCATACTGATAACGTAGGTAAGGCTGCTAACAACAAAGTACTGTCTCAGAAGCGTGCACAGTCAGTTGTAAACTATCTGGTTAAACTGGGTACACCTAAAGAGCGTCTGTCTGCTGTAGGTTACGGTTCTGAACAACCAGTTGCTGATAACAAAACAGCTGCTGGCCGTACTCAGAACAGAAGAGTTGCCTTCAAGATCAAAGGTTAA